A genomic segment from Malus domestica chromosome 05, GDT2T_hap1 encodes:
- the LOC103427947 gene encoding uncharacterized protein isoform X2 produces MASIPHQFYNDYSLPSHFYGYPTPVVSGENGCSTAVLGGTMWSASTTCEESLVPFCDISNAAANIEVVSPESNISSSVIVASFPELLGFSEDIAVPGTYSEYGNMGMHGIAGTPHFGGELNLPYMNDQLGEDHCTGLMSADFKPFSLAGQENWVPTIEDQSTMKVGRYSEEERKERIDRYLKKRNQRNFNKTIKYACRKTLADRRVRVRGRFARNTDNHEEMAQEKTENNIQTCKDQRSELYCSSGTVQMKYDDDDWLQEAMASLMYFPYVTAG; encoded by the exons ATGGCTTCCATTCCTCATCAATTCTACAATGACTATTCACTCCCTTCTCATTTTTATGGGTACCCGACTCCAGTGGTGAGTGGAGAAAATGGTTGCAGTACTGCAGTTTTAGGTGGAACAATGTGGAGTGCTAGTACTACTTGTGAAGAAAGCTTGGTACCGTTTTGTGATATTAGCAATGCTGCGGCTAATATTGAAGTGGTGTCACCAGAATCCAACATCTCTTCGTCTGTTATAGTAGCTTCGTTCCCGGAGCTACTAGGATTTTCGGAAGATATTGCTGTCCCTGGTACATATTCGGAATATGGTAATATGGGGATGCATGGAATTGCAGGGACTCCGCATTTTGGTGGAGAACTAAACCTACCTTATATGAATGATCAGTTGGGGGAGGATCATTGTACTGGACTCATGTCAGCCGATTTCAAGCCGTTTAGCCTTGCTGGCCAAGAAAATTGG GTGCCTACAATTGAAGATCAGTCTACTATGAAGGTGGGAAGGTAttcagaagaagaaaggaaagaacGGATTGACAGATATTTGAAGAAAAGAAACCAGAGAAACTTCAACAAAACTATTAAG TATGCTTGCCGCAAAACTCTAGCTGATAGAAGGGTCCGAGTTCGTGGGAGATTTGCAAGGAACACTGACAATCATGAGGAAATGGCACAAGAGAAGACTGAGAACAATATTCAAACCTGCAAAGATCAGCGATCAGAACTGTATTGTAGTAGCGGTACAGTCCAG ATGAAATATGACGATGATGATTGGCTGCAAGAGGCTATGGCAAGTCTAATGTACTTCCCTTATGTCACAGCTGGTTGA
- the LOC103427947 gene encoding zinc finger protein CONSTANS-LIKE 5-like isoform X1, giving the protein MCTQKVSSLLAPHQLALLSMASIPHQFYNDYSLPSHFYGYPTPVVSGENGCSTAVLGGTMWSASTTCEESLVPFCDISNAAANIEVVSPESNISSSVIVASFPELLGFSEDIAVPGTYSEYGNMGMHGIAGTPHFGGELNLPYMNDQLGEDHCTGLMSADFKPFSLAGQENWAINQANQQVPTIEDQSTMKVGRYSEEERKERIDRYLKKRNQRNFNKTIKYACRKTLADRRVRVRGRFARNTDNHEEMAQEKTENNIQTCKDQRSELYCSSGTVQMKYDDDDWLQEAMASLMYFPYVTAG; this is encoded by the exons ATGTGCACACAAAAAGTCAGTTCCTTATTAGCCCCTCACCAGCTAGCTCTCTTGTCCATGGCTTCCATTCCTCATCAATTCTACAATGACTATTCACTCCCTTCTCATTTTTATGGGTACCCGACTCCAGTGGTGAGTGGAGAAAATGGTTGCAGTACTGCAGTTTTAGGTGGAACAATGTGGAGTGCTAGTACTACTTGTGAAGAAAGCTTGGTACCGTTTTGTGATATTAGCAATGCTGCGGCTAATATTGAAGTGGTGTCACCAGAATCCAACATCTCTTCGTCTGTTATAGTAGCTTCGTTCCCGGAGCTACTAGGATTTTCGGAAGATATTGCTGTCCCTGGTACATATTCGGAATATGGTAATATGGGGATGCATGGAATTGCAGGGACTCCGCATTTTGGTGGAGAACTAAACCTACCTTATATGAATGATCAGTTGGGGGAGGATCATTGTACTGGACTCATGTCAGCCGATTTCAAGCCGTTTAGCCTTGCTGGCCAAGAAAATTGG GCAATTAATCAAGCGAATCAGCAGGTGCCTACAATTGAAGATCAGTCTACTATGAAGGTGGGAAGGTAttcagaagaagaaaggaaagaacGGATTGACAGATATTTGAAGAAAAGAAACCAGAGAAACTTCAACAAAACTATTAAG TATGCTTGCCGCAAAACTCTAGCTGATAGAAGGGTCCGAGTTCGTGGGAGATTTGCAAGGAACACTGACAATCATGAGGAAATGGCACAAGAGAAGACTGAGAACAATATTCAAACCTGCAAAGATCAGCGATCAGAACTGTATTGTAGTAGCGGTACAGTCCAG ATGAAATATGACGATGATGATTGGCTGCAAGAGGCTATGGCAAGTCTAATGTACTTCCCTTATGTCACAGCTGGTTGA